Below is a genomic region from Candidatus Roseilinea sp..
CACCTTCCGCACCAACGTGCGCGCACTGGCCAAAGCCGGCATCGCCCATCGCGCGCGCGAATTGACCTTCCGGGCAGTCGCGCTGGCGCGGCGCGCGGTGATGGAATGGCGACAGGGGCAAGGTTGCGCTCCCGCTGGCTCCTCGGCTGCCGATCGCCCCATCCAAGTCGCCGCCAGCATCGCTCCCGTCGAGGATTGCTATTCGCCCGAACTCGTACCCAGCGACGCCGAGTTGGCCGAGGAGCACGCCAGCCTGGCGCACAACCTGGCCGCCGCCGGCGTGGATTTGATCCTGGTCGAGACGCAGAACACGATTCGTGAAGCCGTCGCTGCCGCGCGCGCCGCACATACCACCGGCAAACCGTTGTGGGTGAGCTTCACCCTGGACGATGAAAATCGCCTGTTGAGCGGGGAGTCGCTGCCCGATGCCGTTCGCGCCGTGCTGCCGTTCGCGCCGCGGGCCATCCTGGTCAACTGCATTCCGGTCAAACAGGTGGCTTCGGCGTTGAAGCTGCTGCGCAGCGTCGCGCCGTCTCACGTCGCCCTGGGCGCATACGCCAACGTCGGCCACGTGGATGAGGGCGTTGGTTGGACGTTGACGAACGCGGTTTCGCCGGACGCCTACGCCGAAGCCGCGCGCGAATGGCGCGACCTGGGCGCGACGATTATCGGCGGCTGTTGCGGCACGACGCCGGAGCACATCCGAGCCGTCAGCGCTCAACTGGGCGAACGTTGAAGAGGCTGCGAAGGTCTGATGCTTGTGCTTCCATTCGCGGCGGCAAGCTCAGACAACAGGCGTCGTGGGGTAGTCGGCGCGTTCGCGGGCTGCGTCCTGGATGACCTTCATGACGGCCAGCGCGACGTGCTCCTGCCATGGTCGCGCGGCCACCTGCACGCCCACCGGCAGGCCGGCGCTGCCGATGTCCACGCGGCGCGCGGCTATGTCCACCACGTCTGGCGAAAGCGGCCGCACGATCGCTTCATCCGGTCGCACACGTGTCACCGGGACAACGCCTGCCGGATAGCCCAGCAAGTTGTAGACGATGGAATATGCGCCGCCGGTGATCAGCTCCCGGCTGGCGCCGTGCGGCCAAGCGGGCGAGAAGCAAGCCGGACTGAGCACCCCGTCCAGCGGCCCGCCGGCGGCGCGGTCCATCGCCGCTGCGAAGGCGCGACGATAGGCTTCCGCTTCGTCGGTCAAGCGTGGGATGTCCTCGGCCGTGAAGCCGATGCTGTCGAGCTGTCGAGCGAAATTCATCTGGCGCATGGCAGCCAGCACATGCCGGAAGCGCCTGACCGCCTGTGGCGAGCGCTGCGCCAGCCAATACAGCAAGGCGAGTTGGGGTTCAGGCTTATCGTGCGCCAAAGCAGCGCGGAAGACTGATGCGCCGTTGGCGGTGAGCAGGCGTATGTAGAGGGCTTCGGCCCGGCGGAGATCAGGCGGCTCCCATTCGATCACCTGCGCGCCTGCAGTGCGCAGCATGTCTGCGGCCTCGCGCACCGCGCGCGCCACGGCGGGCGATGGTCGCATGAGCCCGTCATAGGTGAAGAACCCCAGCCGCAGCTTCGATACATCCACGGCGTCCGGGTCGCCCAGCGGCTGGGGCGATGGCAAGCGCGGGTGGGGCATAGCGCCAATGAGCCGTAGGGCCAACGTGAGATCGGCCACATCGCGCGCCATCGGGCCGACGACGCAAGTGATCGGCCCGAACTCAAACGCCAGCTCAGAGAACCGGCTATAGTCGTGCGTGCGCAGGGATGTGGGTTTGAGGCTTGCGACGCCGCAGAAGTGAGCCGGCAGTCGCAGGCTGCCGCCGATATCGGTGCCCAGGCCGAGGGGCGAGCCGCCGGCGGCGATGAGCGCGCCTTCGCCGCCGCTGCTGCCGCCGGGTGTGCGCGCCACGTCCCAGGGGTTGTTCGTCCGACCGTAGAGCGCATTGCTACTCTCGTTATAGATCAACGCCTGCGGCACATTGGTTTTGCCGATCACAATCGCGCCGCACGCAATAAGGCGTTGGACGTAGCGATCGTTGGTCTTCGGGATGTCCCCGCGTCGTGAGGGCATCCCGAAGGTGCTCGGCGTGTCTGCGAGGTCAAGGCACTCTTTGAGGGTGATCGGCACACCGTGCAAGGGGGGGCAGCGGCTCGCCGCGCGCACGACGGTCGTCGGCCGCCTTCGCCTCGCGCAGTGCCTGGTCGAACCGCTTGACGACGAGGGCGTTGATCTTGGGGTTGACCGTCTCGATGCGGGCGATGTGCGCGCGGACGACTTCGGTCGCGGAGATCTCGCCGCGCGCCATCAAGGCAGCCAGCCGGGTGGCGGAGAGATGGGTGAGGGAGCTTGCCGGTTCATGCGCCATGCCGGCAATCATGGACGCAGCCGCGAGCCTGTGCAAGTGCCGAGCGCATCATCCCAGGCCGGCTGCAGCCCCAGGCTGTTCCTGCACCGAAGAAGCCGCTGCGCTTCGCAACTGGCGGCGGGTGGGCGATGGCATCGCCGACGCTTGCGCATGTCTCGCCTACCGGCGGGTGCGCTCGGCGCGTATACTTCTCCGCACACGTGAATCGGACTTAGGGAAGCAACATCATGACACTGCTCACCGGTAAGACCGCGCTGATCTTCGGTGTCGCCAACGATCACAGCATCGCCTGGGGCATTGCGAAGGCCTTTCACCGCGAAGGCGCAACGCTCGGTTTCAGCTATGCAGGGGAGAAACTCGAGCGGCGCGTGCGCCCGCTGGCCGAATCGCTCGGCTCCGACTGGGTTGAGCCTTGCGATGTGAGCAAAGATGAGGACATCGCAAGGGTGATGGAAAAAGCCCAGGCGCGCTTCGGTGCGATTGATATCCTGGTGCACTCGATCGCCTTTGCCAACCGCGACGACTTAAGTGGCCCTTATCTGAACGTCACTCGTCAGGGCTTCATGACTGCGATGGACATCAGCGTGTATTCGTTCACGGCGCTGGCCCGCGCTGCTGCGCCGCTCATGCGGCCCAACGGCGCATTGCTGACGCTGACCTACATCGGCTCGCAGCGCGCCGTGCCGCACTACAACGTCATGGGGGTGGCCAAGGCCGCGCTGGAGGCCAGTGTGCGCTATCTGGCTGCCGACCTCGGCGCGGATGAGCGGCGCATTCGCGTCAACGCCATCTCCGCCGGGCCGATTCGCACGCTGGCCGTTGCCGGCATCGCGGGCTCGCGCGCGCTCATCAGCGAGTTCAGCAAGGTCAGCCTGCTGCGCCGCAACATCACCATCGAAGACGTCGGCAACGCGGCCGCCTACTTGTGTTCCGACCTCGCCGCCGGCGTCACCGGCGAAGTGCACTACGTGGACGCCGGCTTCAACGTCGGCTTCCCGCTCGGCAACGACGCCGACGGTTGATGGCCGGCTCCGAGCGCTTCGACCCCTGCGTTTGCCCCTATGCGCGCCGACGATACAATTCTCACGGTGACGCTTGCCATTCATACGATATCCTTCAGAACAGGAGAGCACAGGTGATGAAAACCAAACTGCATGCGCGCGCACTGTCGGCCCTTGTGTTGGCCGCATTGATCCTGACAGGCTGTGGCGGGGGCGCCCCCTTGCGGCTGGTCTTTCCCCGCATCTTCGTAGAAGTGGACAAGGAAGGCTTTCCCACCATCGCCGGCATCAGCCCCGCGGTGTTGAGTTTCTTTGGCTTGGATCCCAACCAATTCAAGATTGATCCCGCAACGGTGGGCAAGCTGACCGATTCCAACTTGCAACACGTTGAGTTGCTCTTCCGAAATGACGGCCTGTATTGGTGGGCGAACGGCAAGGCGCTTGTCCCGCTGACCTGGGATGATGCTTCGTTCGACAACACGAAGGACGTGATTAACCGCTTCGTCAAGTTGGACGAATCCACCCGTGGCGTGTTGAACAACGTGCTTCTGCCGGTGGCACGCAGCATGGAGCAAAACATCATCATCCGCTTCCCACGCAAGGATGGCGAGGCCGAGATCCCGTTGCGCGACATGGGCGGGCCGTTGCCCCAACCGGGCGCAGCGGTTGATCCGTCGCTCATCGGTGGCCTGCGCCTGACGTTCGATGATGCCGGCACCCCCTCCGTCGCCGGCGTGTCGTTCAGCGAGATCGAAAAGCTGGCCGGCGCCGACCTCAGCGCCGCGAAATTGCCGCTCGACACGGTCCAGCAAATGAAAGATGTCGGCATCCAACACGTGACCATCCGCACCACCTCCGAGGGCATTAAGATATGGACGAACGACAAGTTGCTGCCCACCCTGCGTTGGAGCGAGGAGACGTTGACCAACACGGCCGACACACTGGCCAGCCTGGAACTGATCGAGCCGGCCCTGGGCGCCGTGATCAAGCAGTTCCTCCCTTATCTGAACCGTGCGGATATTGATCTGGTCCTCAAGTTCCCGACCGGTGGCGCTGCGCCTATTCCCGAACCGGCGCGCTAGCCATAGCCGTGTGCCGACGTTGTCGCGCCCCCAGCGATCGCTGGGGGCGTGACGTTTCAGGGGTCGAGCGTGCCTTCGCGCAAGTCGGCCGGAAGTGGCGCCGGGCGCTCGCAGGCGCTTTCGATCGGGACATGCCGGCCTTCGTTCGACGCATCGTGGATCGCGTGCATGATGTCGAGCACATGATAGGTTAACTCGCCGCTGGCGCGGTGCGGCCGGCCCGATTGCATGGCATAGGCCATGTCGGCGACGCCCAGGCCGCGCGATTGCCGGCTGTAGGGGTGCGTGAGCGTCACGTCCGTCCACTCCTGCTCGCCGGCCCTCGCGATGCGCACCGGCCCGCCGAACGAATTGGGGTCGGGCACTTGCAGCGACCCCTCGCTGCCGTAGATCTCGATGCAGGGCATCGAATGCTTCCACACGTCGAAGCTGGTGACGATCGCGCCGATCGCGCCGGATGCGAAGTCGAGCACGCCGGCGACATGCGTCGGCACGCGCACTGCGATCTTCTGCCCGTGCTTGGGTTGGCTGGTGATCGTGCGCTCGGGGAAAGTGATGCGGGCCGAGCCGGTGACGCGCCTGACCGGGCCGATCAGCGTCACCAGCGCGGTGAGATAGTACGGCCCCATGTCGAACATCGGGCCGCCGCCGGGCTGGTAGTAGAACTCCGGATCGGGGTGCCAGCTCTCGTGGCCGCGGCTCATCATGAACGCCGTCGCAGCGACTGGCTCGCCAATCGCGCCTTCGTCAATGAGTTTGCGACAGGTCTGGATGCCTGCGCCCATGAAGGTATCCGGCGCGCCGCCAACGCGCAAGCCCTTCGCTTGGGCCAGGGCGAGCATGCGCCGCGCCTCTTCCCGGCTGAGCGCCAGCGGCTTCTCGTTATACACGCTCTTGCCGGCTTCCAGCGCGGCCATGCCGATTTCGCCATGCGCCTGGGGGGTAGTCAGGTTGATGATGATCTGCACGTCAGGATGCGCCAGCAATGCCTCGACGCTGAAAGCGCGCGTGTCGAACTCGCGCGCGCGGGCTTCGGCGCGCGACCCGTCCAAATCGGCGCAGCCGACCAGGTTGAGGATCTCGAGCGACCTACACGCGCGAAAGTACAGCGGGCTGATATTGCCGCAGCCGATGATGCCAACGTTGACTCGAGTGATCATAGGGATTCACGCTGTCGGTAAAGCTGTGTGGATTTGACTATTATGAATCACGGCGCGAGATGCGCTGCCGGCAGCACGGTCATCGCCGCGGCTGCCGCCAACGTGAACGCGCTGACCGCCGCTTCTGCTGCGATGCTGACGCGAAAGCGTCGAGCGGCGTCGTATGACGATTGTGCTTGCGCGCGCCAGGCGCGAAGCTGTGGGCTGATGACGAACTGGTGAAAGGCGCCGAAACCGATCAGCACGGTGAAGAGGCCGCTCTTCACCAGCAGCGCGCGACCGTAGTCGGTGTTGAACAGCGCCTCGAAGCTGCCGACGAAGCTGGCGCTCTGCATGATGCCGGTCAGCCCGATCACCAGCACCGACATGACGGCCAGCGGCGAGAACCTCTCGATGGTCGCGCCGAGATCGCTCAGTAGCCGGCGCTGACGCAGCACGATCGGCACGAGCACAATGGCGAAGTAAGCGACGCCCCCTAACCAAACCGCGGCGAAGGTGAAGTGAACCCAATCCGCCAGCACCGGCAACACCCATTCCGGCTGCGATGCGCTGCGACTCGACAGGCTCTGGGTGAGGATGAGCGCAGCGCTTGCGGCGATCGCGATGGGGGCGTCGTCTCGCCCGCTGCGCGGCACGCGTGCTATCCCGACCACGAGCGCCGATCGCACGGCAAACAGGACGGCATCCCTCACCATCGCGACGCCATCGAAGAGGCGCAGGACGAATTCCAGGACAAACGCGAGCGCGGTCAGGAGGGCGGCCCATTGCGTCAAACGCGCGCGTGCAGGCGCCGCTGCTGCGCGCAGCGCTGCCGTTGCCTTGGTGCGCATCGCCAGCGGTGCAAATGTCACGGCGCCGGCCAGCAGCACCAGGGCGACGAAGACGAGCCAACGGACGAGCAAGCTCATGGATAGGCCACCACCCCGAATGCCTCTGGCCTGCGGATAACCCGCCGAAAGCCAGCGCGCTCCAGGCGCTCGACGACGCCGCGCGCCACTCGGCTCCCCGAGGCGCTATTCAGGTCGCCGATGTAGTGGAACAATCGCCCGCTGGGCCTGAGCACGCGATGCAGCTCGGCGTAAAAGTCGGCGGAGTACAGGTCGCCGGCCAGTGCGAAGGTGGGCGGATCGTGGATGATATGCGTGAAATAGGCATCGTCGAAGCGTTGCACTTCGTCGGCGCAGTCGCCGAGGATGCAGGTGATCTTCGGATTGTCGAACAGCGCCTGCGACCACGGATTAAGTCGCGCGATCTCCTGCGCGGCCGGATCGAGTTCGACGGTGATGACTTCGTCGGCCGCTTTGGCTGCTGCGATGGCGGTGTAGCCCAGGCCGGTGCATGTATCCAACACGCGCCCGCGCGGCGTCGCGGCTTTGATCTTCGCCAGTGTGTCGTGATAAGGGTCGGTATCCTTGATGCGATGCATGGGCAGGCCCGAGACCAGCAGGGTCGGCGCAAGGGGCGTCGGGTACAGGCTGTAGGCGCGGCCGGTCGCCTCGGAGTAGGTTTGGATCTTCTCTGCATCGTCGCCGATGCGATAGCAACCGTTCTCCGATGCGGCGACCTTTTCGATGATGCGCCAGGCAATGCGCCGCCCGTCGGGCAAGATGACGCCGTCGGCATCGAACGCGACGTCACAGCGCGAGCGGTTGAGGTCGAGCGAGGTGCACGCAGTGGCCTGGCCCGCGCCCCGGGCTTCGAGCAGCGGCCTGGCCTGGTAGTGCGAGAGCACGATCGGACGGAAAGCCATCGGTGCGGAGTGTATCGCAACGCGCTTCGCGTTGGCGCCGCGCCTCCGGCCGTCTCTGAGATACTTAGCTGCCAATAGATGACCGATCACGCCTTTCTCGTTACGGGCGCGCTGGGCTGCATCGGCGCGTGGACGGTGCGCAACCTCGTCCGAACCGGCCTGCGCACCGTCGTACTCGACCGTAGCGCAGATCTCCGCCGCCTTAAGCTGATCATGACCGACGACGAGCTATCGCGCGTGGTCTTCGTGCGCGGCGACATCACCGACTTCTCGCAGGTGGAGCGGGTGATGAACGAATACGACATCACTCACGTGATACATCTGGCCGGCTTGCAAGTGCCGTTCTGCCGCGCCAATCCCGTGCTCGGCGCGCAAGTGAACGTGGTCGGCACGGTCAACGTATTCGAGGCGGCGCGCCGGCGCGAAGGGCGCACCCAGCGCGTGGTCTACGCCAGCAGCGCAGCGGTGTATGACGTGGATGATGCTCTGCCAGGGGAACCGGTGCCCCATGACGCGATCGGCCATCCGGCTACCCTCTACGGCGTCTACAAGCTGGCCAACGAGGGTACGGCTCGCGTGTATTGGAAGGAGAACAAAATACCTTCGATTGGGCTG
It encodes:
- a CDS encoding homocysteine S-methyltransferase yields the protein MGTELTRRGVDTSLPLWSAIALDAAPDVVVQIHRDYLDAGARVITTNTFRTNVRALAKAGIAHRARELTFRAVALARRAVMEWRQGQGCAPAGSSAADRPIQVAASIAPVEDCYSPELVPSDAELAEEHASLAHNLAAAGVDLILVETQNTIREAVAAARAAHTTGKPLWVSFTLDDENRLLSGESLPDAVRAVLPFAPRAILVNCIPVKQVASALKLLRSVAPSHVALGAYANVGHVDEGVGWTLTNAVSPDAYAEAAREWRDLGATIIGGCCGTTPEHIRAVSAQLGER
- a CDS encoding hypothetical protein (possible pseudo, frameshifted), which gives rise to MPSRRGDIPKTNDRYVQRLIACGAIVIGKTNVPQALIYNESSNALYGRTNNPWDVARTPGGSSGGEGALIAAGGSPLGLGTDIGGSLRLPAHFCGVASLKPTSLRTHDYSRFSELAFEFGPITCVVGPMARDVADLTLALRLIGAMPHPRLPSPQPLGDPDAVDVSKLRLGFFTYDGLMRPSPAVARAVREAADMLRTAGAQVIEWEPPDLRRAEALYIRLLTANGASVFRAALAHDKPEPQLALLYWLAQRSPQAVRRFRHVLAAMRQMNFARQLDSIGFTAEDIPRLTDEAEAYRRAFAAAMDRAAGGPLDGVLSPACFSPAWPHGASRELITGGAYSIVYNLLGYPAGVVPVTRVRPDEAIVRPLSPDVVDIAARRVDIGSAGLPVGVQVAARPWQEHVALAVMKVIQDAARERADYPTTPVV
- a CDS encoding hypothetical protein (possible pseudo, frameshifted), which gives rise to MIAGMAHEPASSLTHLSATRLAALMARGEISATEVVRAHIARIETVNPKINALVVKRFDQALREAKAADDRRARGEPLPPLARCADHPQRVP
- a CDS encoding enoyl-[acyl-carrier-protein] reductase [NADH] yields the protein MTLLTGKTALIFGVANDHSIAWGIAKAFHREGATLGFSYAGEKLERRVRPLAESLGSDWVEPCDVSKDEDIARVMEKAQARFGAIDILVHSIAFANRDDLSGPYLNVTRQGFMTAMDISVYSFTALARAAAPLMRPNGALLTLTYIGSQRAVPHYNVMGVAKAALEASVRYLAADLGADERRIRVNAISAGPIRTLAVAGIAGSRALISEFSKVSLLRRNITIEDVGNAAAYLCSDLAAGVTGEVHYVDAGFNVGFPLGNDADG
- a CDS encoding dehydrogenase: MITRVNVGIIGCGNISPLYFRACRSLEILNLVGCADLDGSRAEARAREFDTRAFSVEALLAHPDVQIIINLTTPQAHGEIGMAALEAGKSVYNEKPLALSREEARRMLALAQAKGLRVGGAPDTFMGAGIQTCRKLIDEGAIGEPVAATAFMMSRGHESWHPDPEFYYQPGGGPMFDMGPYYLTALVTLIGPVRRVTGSARITFPERTITSQPKHGQKIAVRVPTHVAGVLDFASGAIGAIVTSFDVWKHSMPCIEIYGSEGSLQVPDPNSFGGPVRIARAGEQEWTDVTLTHPYSRQSRGLGVADMAYAMQSGRPHRASGELTYHVLDIMHAIHDASNEGRHVPIESACERPAPLPADLREGTLDP